The sequence below is a genomic window from Sorangiineae bacterium MSr12523.
GGCGTCCCCGCGGATCGCCTTTCCTCGGCGGATCTGTATCAAAAAGTCCGGCAAGCGCCGGGCACCAAGGTGCGGCTCGCCGTGGAACGTGACGGGAAACGTCAGGACGTGACGCTCACCCTGCGCGAACTCGTGCCGTAAAGGTCGAAGTGCTTAGCGCCGCCACGGCTCCTCGGTCGTTGGCGGCGTGGTCTCGCGTGCATCCTGCACGGCTTGCGCGAGGGCAAAGCGCAGGGCACAAATGCGGCCGGCGACGACGAGAAGGCGGCGCAGCGAGTCGGTCACCTTGTCGCGCGTGCGCGTGGTGAACTCGAGCCACCCGGCCGATGTTCCCGGAAGGGGAACGGCAATCTTCGTGCGGCCGTCGCCGGTGGCCATTTCGAGCACGGTGAGGCCATCGCGCGAGGCCGGCTGCTCGCCGCTGGGCGGAACGAATTCGACCACCTCGCACTCGGCGTACGACTTTGCCCAGCCCTCCAACGCGCGCGCGATCGACGGCGGATCGGTGGCGCCGCCCAGCGCTTCGTCCAGGGCAAACACCGCCGCGAGCCCCCGCACGTCGGCGGCGACGCCCGTGAAGAGGGTGTGCACGTCCTTCGTGATCGAGGCGCGGTAGCGGGGCACTTCCTCGAAGTCGTCCGCGTCGGCCGCCTCGGTCACCAGCAGGTACGTGTCGCCCACGACCACGGTGTCGCCCACTTTGACGATGGCCTCCGCGATCTCTTTGCCGCGATAGAGAAGCGGCGCGGCGCCATCGCACACGTGAATGCGCGCGCCCTGCTCCGTGGCCACGACGTGGAAGTGATGGCGCGACACGGACCGATCGTCGAGGCGCAGATTGGCATCGCGCGCCCGGCCTACCATCTTCACGTCGTGGTTGATGATGAGCTGGGCCCCCACGTTCAATCCGCGTGCGACGATGAGGCGCCGAGTCGGTTGGGCCATCCCACCACACAGCATAGTCAATCGATCGAAATTCGCGAGCGCCGTTGTGCTTCCAGGTTGGCCAGACCGCCCCAACAGGCCCGATCAGCCTAGCATCCGTCCGCACGGGCTTTCTTCCGTCCGGCCGAAAACGCTGCACGATGTCCTTGGCGAACGCATTTGCAGCGTCCGGGCGTTCAGCCTCGCGCCAGCAGGCGGGCCAGCTTGGAAAGCGCCACGATGGTGCGCAATTCGGTTACGACGCCGTGCGCATCGAGTTGCACCATGATGACCGTGCGCGGCGCCAGGCCGTCGCGCTTGGACGAGCGGCAGGCCACGATGGCGGGCAAGCCATTGAGCATGCGAAGCGCGACCTCGATGCCACCGCGCTGGCCGGCCTGCGTCGTCTTGGTCCAGAAGGTCGCCACCTTTTGCCGGCCGCGCACCGGGACGCGGGCGGCAATGTACTCGCCGTCGGAATCGGTGACCGAGCGCACGCTTTCGGCCAAAAGGCGCTCGATGGCCTCCGTGTCGCGCATGGCCAACGAAGCCATCAGCGACGCGAGCACGGCGCGCGTTCGCTCCTGCAGCTCCCGCGTCGGAATGCAGCGCGCCCGATCGTAGGTCTCCATCATGCGGCGGGCGCGGTGATGCGTCACTTTGACGTGCGTCTCGCTCATATCGAGCACGCCCGCCACCTCACGCACGGAATAGTCGAAGACGTCGCGCAAGAGGAGCACGGCGCGCGGGCGCGGCTGCAGGGCCTCGAGCGCCAAGAGGAACGCGAACGACGCGCTCTCCAGCAAGTCGTATCCCGCATCGGCCGCCTCGGACGCGCCCGACGTATCGGGGCTTGCGTCGTCCTCCGTGTCGATGGGCTCGGGCAACCACGGCCCCACATAACCGCGCCGGCGGCGCTGCCGCAGAAGATCGATGCCCGCGTTGATGGC
It includes:
- a CDS encoding FHA domain-containing protein translates to MAQPTRRLIVARGLNVGAQLIINHDVKMVGRARDANLRLDDRSVSRHHFHVVATEQGARIHVCDGAAPLLYRGKEIAEAIVKVGDTVVVGDTYLLVTEAADADDFEEVPRYRASITKDVHTLFTGVAADVRGLAAVFALDEALGGATDPPSIARALEGWAKSYAECEVVEFVPPSGEQPASRDGLTVLEMATGDGRTKIAVPLPGTSAGWLEFTTRTRDKVTDSLRRLLVVAGRICALRFALAQAVQDARETTPPTTEEPWRR
- a CDS encoding sigma-70 family RNA polymerase sigma factor, with protein sequence MLKTDPSYDAAYRQHAKHVWAIVYRMTGSAQDADDIVQDTFVRAMARERQPEGEMRPWLGRIAINAGIDLLRQRRRRGYVGPWLPEPIDTEDDASPDTSGASEAADAGYDLLESASFAFLLALEALQPRPRAVLLLRDVFDYSVREVAGVLDMSETHVKVTHHRARRMMETYDRARCIPTRELQERTRAVLASLMASLAMRDTEAIERLLAESVRSVTDSDGEYIAARVPVRGRQKVATFWTKTTQAGQRGGIEVALRMLNGLPAIVACRSSKRDGLAPRTVIMVQLDAHGVVTELRTIVALSKLARLLARG